In bacterium, one genomic interval encodes:
- a CDS encoding leucine-rich repeat protein, producing MMKINAFIFLVFLLSLIIAGCGEKDIEDAFIIDEEQHAIIGYDISYGDKVEIPTTVKEIDITTICEGAFMELGITSVVIPDSILRIEDNAFYGNKISNLTLPATLQFLGSNSFANNLIKTLEFSDLYEIGYLPFEGNPLNTINFTGTDVFNTYNRIGFSLANTSVQLIEFEGFTFAWEYSTIVNYDPIYGLDVVIPRNIPVPGIGDIRVTDIGYYAFNNLGINSIALSDTLFSIGGYAFSNNNISTLIIPTNPDNNSMYFHRGAFMNNNLSELDVSIPFEASKDLFKGNSLYDITVNGELGYYAMYYEFMGLITENSFDTEYEFSNSFELVDYYPPYILPVFILNDQVYYIYMEKDFNSTNTSQIIDIYKLDNNELIQIQHFIIEDYSYGYVDSLVLYDGRILLLAYQIPLNADSNTYLPGTVIEFVPDFSSYTVNVLDNVGMRIPRAFTVNESGKIGIIGEGESYEKSSFALFDTSYQKIAQYYCDDYPGCSYDKIEYRDEEFIITGTFQNLGSCVNSICRDELIHVYDESGIIYSTTFEIPGYVETAQLDILEDNSIVMIGVGDYNTIYFRKISASYEIIFENEFYIHDAMISRFSFVIDSYYSFLAYTSVGGESYGAILLFSEDFDFSGVVPMVSEMVDQNLHFLNFGENIVVINDRDPQTLFIVTRLE from the coding sequence ATGATGAAGATAAACGCTTTTATTTTTTTAGTTTTTCTATTATCGTTAATTATAGCCGGATGTGGTGAAAAAGACATTGAAGATGCATTTATTATTGATGAAGAACAACATGCTATTATAGGATATGATATTTCTTATGGTGATAAAGTCGAAATACCCACAACCGTAAAAGAAATAGACATTACAACCATATGTGAAGGCGCTTTTATGGAATTAGGAATTACGAGTGTTGTTATTCCAGACTCTATTCTAAGAATTGAAGATAATGCATTTTATGGGAATAAGATTTCAAACCTTACTTTACCAGCAACACTTCAGTTTCTGGGGTCTAATAGCTTCGCAAACAACTTAATTAAAACACTTGAATTTTCAGATTTGTATGAGATTGGGTATTTACCTTTTGAAGGGAATCCTCTTAATACAATCAATTTTACAGGAACCGATGTCTTCAATACTTACAATCGTATTGGGTTTTCATTAGCAAACACTTCAGTTCAACTAATTGAATTCGAAGGATTTACATTTGCTTGGGAATATAGTACTATTGTTAACTATGATCCTATTTATGGACTGGATGTGGTGATTCCCAGAAACATTCCTGTACCTGGTATCGGTGATATAAGAGTGACTGACATTGGGTACTATGCTTTTAATAATCTTGGGATAAACAGTATTGCTTTATCAGATACATTGTTCAGCATTGGTGGATATGCGTTCAGTAATAACAATATTTCAACACTTATAATTCCAACCAATCCTGATAATAATTCAATGTATTTTCATCGTGGAGCATTTATGAACAACAACCTTTCAGAACTCGATGTATCAATACCTTTTGAAGCTTCAAAAGACCTGTTCAAAGGGAATTCATTGTATGACATCACAGTAAATGGTGAACTTGGATACTATGCAATGTATTATGAGTTTATGGGGCTTATCACAGAAAATTCGTTTGATACTGAATATGAGTTTTCTAATAGTTTTGAATTGGTTGACTATTATCCTCCATATATTCTTCCAGTCTTTATTTTGAATGATCAAGTCTATTATATTTATATGGAGAAAGATTTTAATAGTACTAACACGTCTCAAATTATTGATATATACAAGCTAGATAATAATGAGTTGATCCAAATTCAACATTTTATCATAGAAGATTATTCATATGGATACGTTGATTCATTGGTTTTATACGATGGTAGGATTCTTTTACTAGCTTATCAAATTCCGCTAAATGCAGACAGTAACACTTATTTACCAGGTACTGTTATTGAGTTTGTTCCTGACTTTAGCTCATATACTGTAAATGTTTTAGATAATGTTGGTATGCGAATTCCCAGAGCGTTTACCGTTAACGAAAGTGGAAAAATAGGGATCATTGGAGAGGGAGAATCTTACGAGAAATCCAGCTTTGCATTGTTCGATACCTCGTATCAAAAAATCGCACAATACTATTGCGATGATTATCCTGGATGCAGTTATGACAAAATCGAATATCGTGATGAAGAATTTATTATTACTGGTACATTTCAAAATTTAGGAAGTTGTGTCAATAGCATTTGTCGTGATGAATTGATTCATGTTTACGACGAAAGTGGTATCATCTATAGTACAACATTTGAGATTCCAGGGTATGTGGAGACAGCACAACTTGATATCCTTGAAGATAATTCGATAGTAATGATTGGTGTTGGAGATTATAATACCATCTATTTTCGAAAAATCAGTGCTTCATATGAAATCATTTTCGAAAATGAATTTTACATACATGATGCAATGATAAGTAGGTTTTCTTTCGTAATTGACAGTTATTATTCTTTTTTAGCATATACATCTGTGGGTGGCGAATCGTATGGAGCCATACTGCTCTTTTCTGAGGATTTCGATTTTTCAGGAGTTGTTCCTATGGTGAGTGAGATGGTAGACCAAAACCTTCATTTTCTTAACTTTGGAGAAAATATTGTGGTTATTAACGATAGAGATCCACAAACACTATTCATTGTTACAAGATTAGAATGA